GTCCAAATCAAAACTCTCGACCAGATTGCTGGTGGTGGTAGCAGTGCAAGATCAGCTGTCGGTGGCTGTTTATTTTTGGATGATGTGAATTGAGCGATGAAGTCTTGGAATTTCCTGTAACTTTTCTGGATTATGTGTTTCATGATTCACCAAACTGTGATTGATAAAGAGCGAAGTATCTTCCTCTCAACTCCATTAATTGTTGATGCGTTCCTTTTTCATCGATTCGGCCTGCATGCATTAATACGATTTGATCTGCTTCTGTGAGTGTTGACAATCGATGGGTGATCATCAAGACGGTCTGATCTTTAAGATGACTTCGCAGATTTCTCACAACCTGCCGCTCTGTGTTCACATCGAGTGCGGATGTGGCCTCGTCTAAGACAATCAGTTTTGGATTCTCCATCAGCATCCTCGCCAATGCGATTCTCTGTCGCTGCCCTCCTGATAAACCCGATCCCTTCTCTCCTACCGGCGTGCTGTATCCGAGGGGGAGATTCATGATGAATTCATGGGCACAGGCAATCGTCGCCATCTCGATCACACGACTACTCTCCGCTTGTGGATCACCCAGGGCAATATTGGAGAAAACAGTGCCTTCAAACAAAAGGCAGTCTTGAGGAACAAAGCCGATTTGAGATCTGAGTGAATAAAGATCGACTTTTGAAATATCAAGCTGATCGATTAGTAACTTGCCAGAAGTTGGTCTGTAAAGTCTTGGCACCATCTTGAGTAATGTGCTCTTCCCGCAGCCACTTTCTCCGACCAATCCAACAAAAGATCCGGCAGTAATGTCAAGGTCAACAGATGAGAGAATTGGGGGGCCAGAAGAGCTATATGAGTAACTCAAAGATCTTGCAGATATGTTTCCTTCAAGTTTTGGCATGACGATGCTTAATTCTTCTTCAGCTCCGATTTCCAGCGGTTGATTGACCACATCCCCAACTCTTTCCAGGGAGAGAGAAAGCTCTTGGAATTGCTGCCATGTTGATGCAAGCCGCAGCATTGGCTGGGTTACATAATTACTTATAATGCGGAACGCAATCAGTTGGCCCAGCGTCAATTCATTGCGGAGGACCAGCCATGCCCCGACTCCGATCACAAGGATGCCGCTGACTTTGTTGATCAGCTGTAGTGCATTGGAACTGGATGTGTTGGCGAGAACAGCCTGGAATCCTTTGTTGATGGATTGTAGATGTCGGTCTTCCCATTGGCGCCGAGCAGTTAATTCCGCATTTTGCAACTTAACTGTTTGGATGCCGCCTAAGATTTCTACAAGAAGGGATTGTGTGCGTGATGATGCCTCTGCACGTGCCCGAATCAATCGTTGTGTGATGGGTGTGATACCCAGAGAAATTCCAAAAAGTAAAGGTACTGTTAGTAAAATGATCATTGTTAGCAGTGGGCTGTAGAAAAACATCACTGCGAAATAAAGAGTCGCAAAGAAGGCATCAAGTACAACTGTCAATGCTGTGCCGGTCAAAAAACGTCTGATATTCTCCAACTCTCCCAAGCGGCTGGCGAGCTCGCCGACGGGGCGTCGATCAAAAAATCGAGCATTCAGTCTCAAAAGCCGTGAAACAATTGAAGCTCCAACACTGATATCAATTCTGTTTGATACTTCAACGAACTGAAAGGTTCGTAGGGAGCTAAAGACTGCCTCGAGGACGACAAAAATCAGCATCAATATCACAAGAGGTGCTAATGCATCAAATGCACCTTTGCTGATGACGCGATCAATGATTTGCTGGAACAGCAACGGTGTAGCAAGCGCAAAAAGCTGATTAAGAAAGCTCGCGGAAAAAACTTCAATTAGTTGTAGGCGATAGCGCTTGATGTAAGGGAATAGCCAGTGAATGCCGAATTGCTTCTTGGGTGTATGCAACCCAACATCAGTTGAGATGATGATGGGCTGTGAATTGAATTTCTTGTGGGCTTGATCCTTATTTAGTTGGATCCTTCCTTCCCTAGGGTCGATGATGGTTAGTTTATTGCCTGTGCTCCGTGAAAGCAGTACTGGGTTGCCTGAATGATCGATCCACACCGATGGTGTTGGAATCCGAAATGGCTGACAAGGGTCAACATTGATCCATCGCACAGCAAGCCCAATTTCATCAAGGATTGAGAGCATTCGCGTCATCCATGGAGTCTTAACTGGGTGATTGGACTTGTGGTTCTGCTGCCTTTCCCGCGGTTTGCAGTTTGCGAGGATCTCTGCGGCACGAGCGACGGTGTCTCGTCTCGTTGGTAATTGATAAAAATTTGCCAGCATTCTTAAGCAACTGGCAAATGATTCTTCCTGAGTCTCAGCTCTGATCACACGGAAGCCATCGCTTTCTAAGTGTTCAACTGCCTCTGTCTCATCAGATGGCTCACTAAATTGTAGTTTTGACAAATCTTCCGCTTCTTCGTGCTTCTGTTCGGTCGCGGTCATGGCTAGGGCAGCTTCGTCTCTTTCTGCTGGCTCAACCTTGGTCTTAAGATCTATTCCAGCAATCCTTGGCCAGTTATCAACTGTAAAAAATGAGGAGCAGATTTCAGGGGTAATTACTTGTCCGTAGACAAATCCATCGCGTTCTTTGTCTAAGAATAAAATGATCTCATGATTGGCAGCCTCGCTTTGATGTTCAAGGAGTTGTGTTGATCCAGTGGCCTCATCTAGATGTTTCCAAAGCTGCTCTTGATTCGGGAAGTTGTTGGAAATTAATGAGGCAATTGATATTGCTTCTGTTGGGTTGACTCTGCTTTTCAGGATTGTTTGGATTTGCTTGATCTGCTTTTGATTTGATGTCTTTGGGTCTATAAGAATATATTCACATTTGGATCTGCATCTCACTTCGATCGCTAATGTAAGGGAAAGAAGTTGCTCTATCCCGAAGATCTGCGGGCTATCAAGTGTTCCTGCTGTCAGGCCGCCGAAAGTACGATTGTTGTCTATCAGGCGTACTGAGCCTGATAGAAGTAGCAAGTATTGATCGGATGATTGATCTTTCGAGTAAATGAGTGCCCCCGCATCTACTGAAAGCTTTTCAGCATCTTCTTCGATCTCGTTTGCTAGTGCTTCAAGCCATGCTTGATAAGAATAATCGTTCATTATCCCTTTTTAAGGTATTGATTTAGGTAGTCCATCTTTATTTGCTTGGTCATCTCTTTTGCTTTGGCGGATAGCACAAGAGACCCAAGAAACTGCTTGGTTTTTTCATCATACTCGCTATCAAATCTATATTCAAGCCGTATTAAGACGTGCCACTGATCAGCTTGGAATGGTGGAAAAATCTGACGAGGTTTTGCTGTGCGAAGTCGTGCTGCAATCTCTGGGTGAGGAGTTGTTAAGTCTACGGGGCCAATAATTCCTTGTGTTTTGGATTCTGGGCCGATACTGAATTGTGCAGCAGCATCTCCAAACTCAATTTCGTCGGCTTCGATCGAGTAATAGAGATGGTGGGCTTGTTCTGATGATTCGACTCGAATTAAGCTGTAGAGAACTCGATCAAGCCTGTCCTTGTATCGGAGGAACAATGATTCACCGCATCCCTTGAGTAAATCATTAATCACTGCCTTTCTTTTTTGTTTTTCATGCGCATGTGCAATTAAGTCTTTATCGTCACTTAGGCCATGGGCTCTACCCCATTCTTGAACTTGATCAATGTCCTGAGTCCCTAAGTCTTGGTGTAAGGCATTAATGGCTTGTTCATTGCTGAACTCAGGGGCATCATTTTCTATGTTATGACTCGCCACATAAGCTTTTTCCCCTTGCATTTTGCAAAGAGGCTCTAGCAGTTCGTAAAGGGCTAGCTGCCTAATTACTTGTTGTGAGTCTTCTTTTGGTTGGGCCTGCATTGAATCTGATTTCATGATACTTAAGCGGCAGTGATGTTTTGGGAGTCTTTGGACGGAGTGTCTTTCCTTGCGAAAGCATCTGAATAATCAAGGACCTCATTTGTCACTAAATCTTCTTCATCGAGTGTTGTCTCCAGTCCCAATATCTCGTTGCAATCAATCAGCTGTCGAAGCATCAGAACATCGGCAAATGCAGGCTCATAATCTGTTGCTTTATCAATGAGTGACCGTAATTGATCGAGGGAAGCTGCAGCATCCTGTTGATTTGATCTTGATGCATTGTCGTTCTTAAAGTGATGATCAAACCAAGAGTCCCAATTAATATCGGTTGTTTGTGTATGTGTAAGTTCCATCTGCAAGGTCTGTAGTGAGCGAATGAATGCACCCGGCTTTCTGCAAAGCTTTAATGATTGACTTAAGAGCGCATGGCTTGCCGGATTGAAGCCGCGAGGCTGTGCCGACTCATTAGTCTCTGGCTTGAATGACTTCAGTGAGATTTTTCCATTTTTTCTCTCGATCAAGATGGGTTCACCCTTGCGGTTGTTAGTTATCCAGTAGCCATTGAACAAAGGGTCTCGCCTTGCCAGTTTGAGGTTTAGATCTTTGTTGGATGCCTTGAGCAAACGTGTGGTGCTTCGCTCTGTAAGTAATGGAAGTGCAATCATGCCAAGTGCAGCGGCGATTGATGTGTCTTCAGCTGTTGCTAAGGGTGAAATAATGGAACGAAGTGCTTCAGATGTTTGCTCTTGTACCGTTGACAACCAGTTTTGTGCGCCATTCAGAAGTCTGTTGAATGAGCTTTCGATTATTTCGTTGTTAGTTTTTTCAATCTGATTTCTATTTTTGCTGTTATTTGCCTGATTTGAGTTTGGTGATGAGGATCCAAGTGCTCCGTTTTGGCTGGTGTTTACCGCTGCAGAGGAGGAGACGACGAGGTTCGATGTTTCGTCGAGTTCGGGGCGTTCTCCTGATTCCACGATCTTGGATTGTGAAGTTGGTTTAGGGCCACGGTTAAAGCTTAAAGTTGGGGAGCCAAAGTTTATTTGGCTGTTATCAGCACCAGGATTGGTTGGCGCTAACTGGTCGTCTGAACCTTTTCTATCTGGCCGGTTAGGTCGATTGACTGGATTAGGTTGCTTGATTCCTTCCGGATTATCTAAGTTTTCGTCGTCAGGTATTTCAGGTTGATTGACGTCATCTGACTGGTCTGGCTCGTCTGTGATTGTGTCGATTTCATCGGTAGGTGGTTTTTCCAAATTATTTTCTGGCTCACCACCACCACCACGCTGTGGTGCAATAACTTGAACGGTGGATGCTGGGATGAGCGGGTCGCCGATCAGGCCCACCACATCAGGCCGAGTGTCGAACCAGCCTTGATCAACCAATAACATGTTGATGAGATCAACCGTGTTGTTCTGATCGAGATCGATCAAAAAGGCTGAGCCATCAATTTTTTCTAGCTCATTGAAGTCAAACAGAGGGTCGGCTGTAAGTAAGTTGGTGGCAAGGCTGGAGTCATTACTGTTGATTGTTGTGATTACTTCCTGTGTTCCATCTGTATTTAAGTTGTAGTTGTAAACCCCATAGGTCAGTGTGGAAAGCCAATCTTCCAGAGGTCCATCATCCTCGGAGTAGGTGATGATTTCGCTTTCAAATACATGGGGATTACCGTCTTCATCCGTCTTAAACAAGGTATCCATATCGACTCCACCATCCTCCATCTGCAGCTGTACGATGCTGAAATCGCGTCCTTGTGTGTCGATAGTGAATTCAATTTCGCCAAGTGGCGTATCAATAATCTCACGGCTCTCGAGCAATTCTTTTGAGGCTGCGATTACTCCCGTTTCCGCTTCATCAATTGCGGCATCCATTAGAAGAGCACCTTCATTTTGAGATGCGTCAATTAGCACCATCGGTTTGTCTGCTGTGTTGTTGGAGAGAACTGCGAGGGAGCCTTTTTCGAGTTTTTCGAGGAATGTTGTTCTATTATTTTCTTCTACATTGAGTGTTTTCAGGATTGTGACAACCTGCTGTTCACTTTCTGTTCGCTCGCTTTCTTTTTTATCGTAAAGGTCGTTGACGTCGTCAGCAGCAAGTTGTGTTAATAGGTTTAGGCCTTTCACGATCGCTGGGGATTCTTCTTCTGCCGCAATGAATAGTCGTAT
The Synechococcus sp. MU1617 genome window above contains:
- a CDS encoding peptidase domain-containing ABC transporter, with translation MNDYSYQAWLEALANEIEEDAEKLSVDAGALIYSKDQSSDQYLLLLSGSVRLIDNNRTFGGLTAGTLDSPQIFGIEQLLSLTLAIEVRCRSKCEYILIDPKTSNQKQIKQIQTILKSRVNPTEAISIASLISNNFPNQEQLWKHLDEATGSTQLLEHQSEAANHEIILFLDKERDGFVYGQVITPEICSSFFTVDNWPRIAGIDLKTKVEPAERDEAALAMTATEQKHEEAEDLSKLQFSEPSDETEAVEHLESDGFRVIRAETQEESFASCLRMLANFYQLPTRRDTVARAAEILANCKPRERQQNHKSNHPVKTPWMTRMLSILDEIGLAVRWINVDPCQPFRIPTPSVWIDHSGNPVLLSRSTGNKLTIIDPREGRIQLNKDQAHKKFNSQPIIISTDVGLHTPKKQFGIHWLFPYIKRYRLQLIEVFSASFLNQLFALATPLLFQQIIDRVISKGAFDALAPLVILMLIFVVLEAVFSSLRTFQFVEVSNRIDISVGASIVSRLLRLNARFFDRRPVGELASRLGELENIRRFLTGTALTVVLDAFFATLYFAVMFFYSPLLTMIILLTVPLLFGISLGITPITQRLIRARAEASSRTQSLLVEILGGIQTVKLQNAELTARRQWEDRHLQSINKGFQAVLANTSSSNALQLINKVSGILVIGVGAWLVLRNELTLGQLIAFRIISNYVTQPMLRLASTWQQFQELSLSLERVGDVVNQPLEIGAEEELSIVMPKLEGNISARSLSYSYSSSGPPILSSVDLDITAGSFVGLVGESGCGKSTLLKMVPRLYRPTSGKLLIDQLDISKVDLYSLRSQIGFVPQDCLLFEGTVFSNIALGDPQAESSRVIEMATIACAHEFIMNLPLGYSTPVGEKGSGLSGGQRQRIALARMLMENPKLIVLDEATSALDVNTERQVVRNLRSHLKDQTVLMITHRLSTLTEADQIVLMHAGRIDEKGTHQQLMELRGRYFALYQSQFGES
- a CDS encoding peptidyl-prolyl cis-trans isomerase, yielding MKSDSMQAQPKEDSQQVIRQLALYELLEPLCKMQGEKAYVASHNIENDAPEFSNEQAINALHQDLGTQDIDQVQEWGRAHGLSDDKDLIAHAHEKQKRKAVINDLLKGCGESLFLRYKDRLDRVLYSLIRVESSEQAHHLYYSIEADEIEFGDAAAQFSIGPESKTQGIIGPVDLTTPHPEIAARLRTAKPRQIFPPFQADQWHVLIRLEYRFDSEYDEKTKQFLGSLVLSAKAKEMTKQIKMDYLNQYLKKG